From Hirundo rustica isolate bHirRus1 chromosome 1, bHirRus1.pri.v3, whole genome shotgun sequence, a single genomic window includes:
- the LOC120754537 gene encoding guanine nucleotide-binding protein G(I)/G(S)/G(O) subunit gamma-11: MPAINIEDLSEKDKLKMEVEQLRKEVKLERQPVSKCSEEIKNYIEERSGEDPLVKGVPEDKNPFKEKGGCVIA, encoded by the exons ATGCCAGCCATCAACATCGAGGACCTGAGCGAGAAGGACAAACTGAAAATGGAAGTGGAGCAGCTCCGCAAAGAAGTGAAGCTGGAAAGGCAGCCG GTGTCCAAGTGTTCCGAAGAGATCAAGAACTACATCGAGGAGCGGTCGGGAGAGGACCCGCTGGTGAAGGGGGTTCCCGAGGACAAGAACCCCTTCAAGGAGAAGGGAGGCTGTGTCATCGCTTAG
- the TFPI2 gene encoding tissue factor pathway inhibitor 2 isoform X1 has translation MATGRRLPLPALLLPLACAALAQRPLTEKQRACLLPPDDGPCRALVPRWYYDRHTQSCQEFTYGGCYGNANNFLTFDDCEKSCWTIKKVPKLCRMEADGGPCRSYLRRYAFNLSSMRCEEFIYGGCYGNGNNFRDLQSCVDHCLPEKTGPLLCYSPKDEGLCSSSVPRYYYDTKTKSCKEFRYTGCGGNANNFVTEMDCYNVCRKAGNQKPRINMPTNVSRRKIVRKLIKKSQTYNPKP, from the exons ATGGCCACCGGCCGCCGCCTGCCGCTGCccgcgctgctgctgccgctggcCTGCGCCGCGCTGGCCCAGCGCCCCCTCACAG AGAAGCAGCGCGCCTGCCTGCTGCCCCCCGACGACGGGCCCTGCCGCGCCCTGGTGCCGCGCTGGTACTACGACCGGCACACGCAGAGCTGCCAGGAGTTCACCTACGGGGGCTGCTACGGCAACGCCAACAACTTCCTCACCTTCGACGACTGCGAGAAGAGCTGCTGGACCATCAAAA aagtACCCAAATTATGCCGGATGGAGGCTGATGGAGGACCTTGCAGGAGTTATCTAAGAAGATATGCCTTCAACTTGAGCTCGATGAGGTGTGAGGAATTCATCTATGGTGGCTGTTATGGAAATGGCAACAACTTCAGAGATTTGCAGTCTTGTGTGGACCACTGTCTGCCAGAAAAAA ctggCCCCTTGCTCTGCTATAGTCCAAAGGATGAAGGATTGTGTTCCTCTTCTGTGCCTCGCTATTACTATGACACCAAGACTAAATCATGTAAAGAGTTCAGATATACTGGCTGTGGTGGAAATGCCAACAACTTTGTCACTGAAATGGATTGCTATAATGTCTGTAGAAAAG CAGGAAATCAGAAACCGAGAATCAACATGCCAACAAATGTATCCCGCAGAAAAATAGTGagaaaactgattaaaaaatctCAGACATATAACCCAAAGCCTTAA
- the TFPI2 gene encoding tissue factor pathway inhibitor 2 isoform X2 yields MATGRRLPLPALLLPLACAALAQRPLTEKQRACLLPPDDGPCRALVPRWYYDRHTQSCQEFTYGGCYGNANNFLTFDDCEKSCWTIKKVPKLCRMEADGGPCRSYLRRYAFNLSSMRCEEFIYGGCYGNGNNFRDLQSCVDHCLPEKTGPLLCYSPKDEGLCSSSVPRYYYDTKTKSCKEFRYTGCGGNANNFVTEMDCYNVCRKGNQKPRINMPTNVSRRKIVRKLIKKSQTYNPKP; encoded by the exons ATGGCCACCGGCCGCCGCCTGCCGCTGCccgcgctgctgctgccgctggcCTGCGCCGCGCTGGCCCAGCGCCCCCTCACAG AGAAGCAGCGCGCCTGCCTGCTGCCCCCCGACGACGGGCCCTGCCGCGCCCTGGTGCCGCGCTGGTACTACGACCGGCACACGCAGAGCTGCCAGGAGTTCACCTACGGGGGCTGCTACGGCAACGCCAACAACTTCCTCACCTTCGACGACTGCGAGAAGAGCTGCTGGACCATCAAAA aagtACCCAAATTATGCCGGATGGAGGCTGATGGAGGACCTTGCAGGAGTTATCTAAGAAGATATGCCTTCAACTTGAGCTCGATGAGGTGTGAGGAATTCATCTATGGTGGCTGTTATGGAAATGGCAACAACTTCAGAGATTTGCAGTCTTGTGTGGACCACTGTCTGCCAGAAAAAA ctggCCCCTTGCTCTGCTATAGTCCAAAGGATGAAGGATTGTGTTCCTCTTCTGTGCCTCGCTATTACTATGACACCAAGACTAAATCATGTAAAGAGTTCAGATATACTGGCTGTGGTGGAAATGCCAACAACTTTGTCACTGAAATGGATTGCTATAATGTCTGTAGAAAAG GAAATCAGAAACCGAGAATCAACATGCCAACAAATGTATCCCGCAGAAAAATAGTGagaaaactgattaaaaaatctCAGACATATAACCCAAAGCCTTAA